From one Rosa rugosa chromosome 4, drRosRugo1.1, whole genome shotgun sequence genomic stretch:
- the LOC133745669 gene encoding alcohol acyl transferase 2-like, whose product MALPCSLVFQVNRTQPQLITPARPTPRETKMLSDIDGQQGLRFQAPVIAAFKNNPSMSNRRDPVQVIREAISRALVYYYPLAGRLREGPNRKLLVDCNGEGVLFVGANADVTLEEIGDAILPPCPVLEDFLCNVLGSDGILGCPLLLVQVTILRCGGFILALRVNHTICDAPGFVLFLNTVGEMVQGKSAPSIPPVWEREVLNARDPPRITCTHHEYEEIIDEYSDKGSDAAVMVQKSFYFGPNEIRALKKHLPPHLSNCSTFDLITSCLWKCRTVALELNPEQVVRVSCIVNARGKRNSLRLPLGYYGNAFVYPAAVSGVKQLCESPLGYALELVMKAKNEMNEEYMRSVADLMVIKGQPPYTLTGNFTVSDNRRFGLADVNLGWGKPTFSGPAKALKFLSFYIQHKKEKEDGILVPVCLPSWSMARFQQELEKMTSSEIVGNINNTKSANINVARMIPRL is encoded by the exons ATGGCGTTGCCATGCTCCTTAGTATTTCAGGTTAATAGAACCCAGCCACAACTTATAACTCCAGCAAGGCCAACTCCTCGTGAAACAAAGATGCTGTCAGATATAGATGGCCAGCAAGGCCTTAGGTTTCAGGCACCAGTCATTGCAGCCTTCAAGAACAATCCTTCAATGTCGAACCGAAGAGACCCTGTTCAGGTGATCAGGGAAGCAATAAGTAGAGCATTGGTGTATTACTACCCTTTGGCAGGTAGGCTCAGGGAAGGGCCTAACAGAAAGCTTTTGGTGGATTGCAACGGAGAAGGTGTCTTGTTCGTTGGGGCTAATGCTGACGTTACTCTCGAGGAAATTGGAGATGCTATTCTACCCCCTTGCCCTGTGTTAGAGGACTTCCTATGTAATGTCCTGGGCTCGGATGGCATTCTTGGTTGCCCTTTGTTGTTAGTTCAG GTGACCATTTTGAGATGTGGAGGTTTCATACTTGCATTGCGCGTGAACCACACAATTTGTGATGCGCCTGGATTTGTCCTGTTCTTGAACACGGTTGGGGAGATGGTTCAAGGAAAAAGTGCACCATCTATTCCACCAGTGTGGGAGCGAGAGGTCTTGAATGCCCGAGATCCACCACGAATTACATGTACACATCACGAATACGAGGAAATTATTGATGAATACTCAGATAAGGGCTCTGATGCGGCAGTAATGGTGCAAAAATCTTTCTACTTTGGTCCCAATGAGATAAGGGCCTTGAAGAAACATCTTCCACCACACCTTTCCAATTGCTCTACATTCGACCTTATAACATCGTGTTTGTGGAAGTGCCGCACAGTTGCACTAGAACTTAATCCGGAACAGGTT g TTCGGGTTTCGTGCATAGTCAATGCACGTGGGAAGCGCAACAGTCTACGTCTTCCTTTGGGTTACTACGGCAATGCATTCGTATACCCAGCTGCTGTTTCGGGAGTGAAACAATTGTGTGAAAGTCCGTTGGGATATGCACTGGAGTTGGTGATGAAGGCaaaaaatgaaatgaatgaAGAGTACATGAGATCAGTGGCAGATCTTATGGTCATAAAAGGACAGCCTCCATATACATTGACCGGTAACTTCACAGTTTCAGACAATAGACGTTTTGGCCTTGCAGATGTCAACTTGGGGTGGGGAAAGCCAACGTTTTCTGGACCTGCCAAGGCCTTGaagtttcttagtttctatattcagcacaaaaaggaaaaagaggacgGGATTTTGGTGCCAGTGTGCTTGCCATCGTGGAGTATGGCGAGATTTCAGCAGGAACTCGAGAAGATGACGTCGTCGGAGATAGTGGGAAATATAAATAACACTAAATCTGCTAATATTAATGTTGCAAGGATGATTCCACGGTTGTAA
- the LOC133744662 gene encoding uncharacterized protein LOC133744662, translated as MQVMVIGVTTVEEQVTHIAQLAETVEKLQKTIEEKDMEIAVLMEKLEIQHGDDSEKATSRQDCQHNQSSIWRSLSRYVTYSKPYTKRLDNLRMPTGYQPPKFQQFDGKGKPKQHIAHFIETCNSAGTDGDYLVKQFVRSLQGTAFEWFTELEPESIDSWEQMEKEFLNRFFSTRRIVSMLELTNTKQQNDERAVEFINRWRALSLDCKDRLSELSAVEMCIQGMHWDLLYILQGIKPRTFEELATRAHDMEFSIASHSRRKDEIVESHNQKRVMESLAITTPVKITARVKSNNQNKLEPTHDQTRQRTLRELEAKIYPFPDSDVVDMVENLLQNKIIKLPYCKRPEEMHRINDPKYCKYHRVIGHPTEKCFVLKDLIMKLAQQGKICLDIEDDVAQSNHAAIIFDQLEVVSSTPL; from the exons ATGCAAGTCATGGTGATTGGAGTCACCACCGTGGAAGAACAAGTGACCCATATAGCTCAATTGGCTGAAACAGTTGAGAAGCTACAGAAAACTATTGAAGAGAAGGATATGGAAATTGCCGTGCTCATGGAGAAGCTAGAAATTCAACATGGTGATGACTCAGAAAAAG CAACTTCAAGACAAGATTGCCAACACAATCAGAGCTCAATATGGCGGTCCCTCTCAAGATACGTTACATACTCCAAGCCTTATACCAAGCGGTTAGATAATTTGAGGATGCCAACTGGGTACCAACCTCCCAAGTTTCAACAGTTCGATGGCAAAGGTAAACCCAAGCAACACATTGCGCATTTCATCGAGACATGCAATAGCGCTGGCACAGATGGCGACTATCTTGTGAAACAGTTCGTTCGCTCACTCCAAGGGACAGCATTCGAATGGTTTACAGAATTGGAGCCTGAATCCATTGACAGCTGGGAGCAAATGGAAAAAGAGTTCTTGAATCGCTTCTTCAGTACACGTCGCATTGTGAGCATGTTAGAGCTTACCAACACCAAACAACAGAATGACGAGCGAGCTGTAGAATTCATCAACCGTTGGCGTGCACTAAGCCTCGACTGCAAGGATCGACTCTCAGAGTTGTCAGCGGTAGAAATGTGCATTCAAGGCATGCATTGGGACTTACTGTACATCCTTCAAGGGATAAAGCCTCGCACCTTTGAAGAACTTGCCACTCGAGCTCATGACATGGAATTTAGCATCGCTAGTCATAGTCGAAGAAAAGATGAAATCGTTGAATCACATAATCAGAAACGTGTCATGGAGTCTTTGGCGATCACAACTCCTGTCAAGATCACAGCACGAGTCAAGTCAAACAACCAAAACAAGTTGGAGCCGACTCATGATCAAACAAGGCAGCGCACTCTTAGAGAGCTAGAAGCTAAAATTTACCCTTTTCCAGATTCCGATGTTGTTGACATGGTGGAAAACTTgcttcaaaataaaataatcaaATTGCCATACTGCAAACGTCCAGAAGAGATGCATCGCATCAATGACCCAAAGTACTGCAAGTACCACCGTGTCATTGGTCACCCAACGGAGAAGTGCTTTGTGTTGAAAGACCTCATCATGAAGCTCGCACAACAAGGAAAAATCTGTTTAGACATTGAGGATGACGTGGCTCAATCAAATCATGCTGCCATCATCTTTGATCAACTCGAAGTAGTGTCGTCCACGCCTTTGTAG